One window of Chamaesiphon minutus PCC 6605 genomic DNA carries:
- a CDS encoding GAF domain-containing protein: MTYQAVDLTNCDREQIHIPGLIQPHGVLLVLQEPDLTIVQVSSNTLESIGHPPKDLLGKPLLALLTAKQIATIRQCLSEDFESVNPLDISIKRAAKLLKFDGIVHRQQALIILELEPKQKSQKADFVEFYQRVKGAITKIQKAPTLLEMSEAVVKEVRKVTGFDRVMVYQFDAEGAGRAIAEARAHALTPYLGLHYPPTDIPKQAKELYTLNWLRLIPDSTYESVALVPAHNLVENRPTDLSLSVLRSVSPLHLEYLSNMGVGASMSISPIQDQKLWGLIACHHSTPRHVPYNVRTICEFVGQVMSVELTNKENHEDLDYKMSLKSLQGKLVESLSQSERFLDGLLQLDSNLLDLVSASGAAICAGDQIICVGQTPPETELPALRDWVKTQIQHNLFETRSLAQLYPAAASFKAVASGVLVLEISAFHQNYILWFRPEVIQTVNWGGNPNKPVEITDDGETRLSPRKSFERWQETVQGCSLLWRACEIEIVTELRSLIVGVILKQADDLAEINLELERSNSELDSFAYIASHDLKEPLRGIHNYSNILMEDYARVLDADGVDKLNTVVRLTQRMEDLINSLLHYSRLGRAELSRQPTNLAEVVRQAIDTLRISQPQSSIEFRLPRSLPTISCDRTQISELFTNLLTNAIKYNDKAEKWVEIGCKERSTRNLDRATPTLVSD, encoded by the coding sequence ATGACATATCAAGCTGTTGATTTGACCAATTGCGATCGCGAACAAATTCACATTCCAGGGCTAATTCAACCGCATGGTGTACTTTTGGTGCTGCAAGAGCCGGACTTGACGATCGTTCAGGTCAGTAGCAACACGCTTGAGTCAATCGGTCATCCTCCGAAAGACCTATTAGGTAAACCGCTATTAGCCTTGCTCACTGCCAAGCAAATTGCTACCATCCGGCAGTGTTTGAGCGAAGACTTTGAGTCTGTGAATCCGTTAGATATCTCGATTAAACGTGCAGCCAAATTGCTGAAGTTTGATGGGATTGTGCATCGCCAGCAGGCACTAATTATTTTGGAACTAGAACCCAAACAGAAAAGCCAGAAGGCGGATTTTGTTGAGTTTTACCAGCGGGTTAAAGGCGCAATTACTAAGATTCAAAAGGCTCCCACCTTGCTAGAGATGTCTGAGGCGGTGGTCAAAGAAGTGCGAAAAGTCACCGGGTTCGATCGCGTCATGGTCTATCAGTTTGACGCAGAAGGAGCCGGACGAGCGATCGCCGAAGCTCGGGCACACGCGCTGACTCCTTATCTGGGCTTACACTACCCGCCGACTGACATTCCCAAGCAAGCAAAGGAGCTTTATACCCTCAACTGGCTGCGGTTGATTCCTGACTCTACCTATGAGTCTGTGGCATTAGTCCCGGCGCACAATCTTGTAGAAAATCGCCCCACAGATTTGAGTTTATCGGTGCTGCGGAGTGTATCACCTTTACATCTGGAATATCTCAGTAACATGGGAGTTGGAGCTTCCATGTCAATTTCGCCGATCCAAGACCAAAAGCTGTGGGGGCTGATTGCCTGTCATCATTCGACCCCTCGCCATGTGCCTTATAACGTGCGAACGATTTGTGAGTTTGTGGGGCAGGTGATGTCAGTCGAACTGACCAACAAGGAAAATCATGAAGACTTAGATTACAAGATGAGCTTGAAATCGCTGCAAGGCAAGCTAGTTGAATCGCTGTCTCAGTCAGAACGTTTTTTGGATGGGTTGCTCCAACTCGACTCAAATTTGCTCGATCTCGTTAGCGCATCAGGAGCGGCAATTTGTGCGGGAGACCAAATCATTTGTGTCGGTCAAACACCCCCAGAGACCGAATTGCCAGCCCTGCGAGATTGGGTCAAAACCCAGATTCAGCACAACCTATTTGAGACGCGCTCGCTCGCTCAGCTTTACCCAGCCGCAGCATCCTTTAAGGCAGTTGCCAGTGGCGTGTTGGTGCTAGAGATCTCTGCGTTCCATCAAAATTACATTCTCTGGTTTCGTCCAGAGGTGATTCAAACGGTGAACTGGGGCGGCAACCCTAACAAACCTGTAGAAATCACAGACGATGGAGAAACACGGCTATCGCCGCGCAAATCCTTTGAACGGTGGCAAGAAACCGTGCAGGGTTGCTCTTTGCTCTGGAGAGCTTGTGAGATCGAAATTGTCACCGAGCTGCGGAGCCTAATTGTGGGCGTGATTCTCAAGCAGGCAGACGATTTGGCAGAAATTAACCTGGAGCTAGAGCGCAGCAACAGCGAACTCGATTCATTTGCCTACATTGCATCTCACGATCTCAAAGAGCCACTGCGCGGGATTCATAACTACTCCAATATCTTGATGGAGGATTATGCCCGAGTGTTGGATGCCGATGGCGTTGACAAACTAAATACCGTCGTGCGGCTGACGCAGCGGATGGAAGATCTGATTAATTCGCTGCTGCACTATTCTCGACTCGGACGTGCCGAACTCTCTCGTCAACCCACCAACTTGGCTGAAGTGGTGCGACAAGCGATCGACACCTTGAGAATCAGCCAGCCGCAAAGCTCGATCGAGTTTCGGTTGCCTCGCTCCTTGCCGACGATTTCCTGCGATCGCACCCAAATCAGCGAGCTATTCACCAACCTGCTGACCAATGCCATCAAGTACAACGACAAAGCTGAGAAATGGGTGGAAATCGGCTGCAAGGAGCGAAGCACCCGTAACCTCGATCGAGCAACCCCCACTCTTGTTAGTGATTGA
- a CDS encoding DUF6932 family protein, whose amino-acid sequence MPPFNELGYLPPGVYEIRWPELMERFATNPQRQRIVTGLAAALRKLAIAGCTRVVIGGSFISAKAEPRDFDAYYDNFGLDFELLDALFVEHTDSQQDVFCGELFPTIGYDRFLQTDKEGNPRGVVALDPRELIS is encoded by the coding sequence ATGCCACCATTTAACGAACTGGGTTATCTGCCGCCTGGAGTCTATGAAATTCGGTGGCCAGAGTTGATGGAACGGTTTGCAACTAATCCACAGCGACAACGGATTGTGACTGGATTGGCCGCAGCCCTTCGTAAATTAGCAATCGCTGGTTGTACCCGCGTCGTTATTGGTGGTAGCTTTATCTCGGCTAAAGCAGAACCTCGTGATTTCGATGCTTATTACGATAATTTTGGACTCGATTTCGAGCTGCTCGACGCATTATTTGTTGAACACACCGATTCTCAACAGGATGTGTTCTGTGGCGAACTATTTCCGACAATTGGTTACGACCGCTTCTTACAAACCGATAAAGAAGGTAATCCCAGAGGAGTTGTCGCTTTAGATCCTAGAGAATTAATTAGTTAA
- a CDS encoding helix-turn-helix transcriptional regulator: MIQNERQYKVTQTKLRELEQASANIDLEDPSLHPRQILSQKNSYNRVIGTLKQEIAEYEELKSGRIAVFQIESFNELPTALIKARIALGMTQKELAEKIDTQEQQIQRYEANHYHAISFDRLMKIVGALGISFKHSVEIEIEPLESLV, translated from the coding sequence ATGATTCAAAACGAACGTCAGTATAAAGTTACCCAGACTAAATTAAGAGAATTAGAACAGGCATCTGCTAATATAGATCTTGAAGATCCCAGTTTACACCCTCGGCAAATACTATCTCAAAAGAATAGTTACAATCGAGTAATTGGTACCTTAAAACAAGAGATTGCTGAATATGAGGAACTCAAGAGCGGTCGGATTGCAGTATTCCAAATCGAATCCTTCAACGAGCTGCCAACAGCCCTAATTAAAGCTCGAATTGCATTGGGAATGACTCAAAAAGAGCTGGCAGAAAAGATTGATACTCAAGAACAGCAAATTCAACGTTATGAAGCCAATCATTATCATGCTATTAGTTTCGATCGATTGATGAAGATTGTCGGTGCTTTGGGTATTAGTTTTAAACACAGCGTCGAAATTGAGATCGAGCCACTAGAATCTTTAGTGTAG
- a CDS encoding response regulator — protein sequence MIEDSNEDFEAFQRYVRRSPLTIPIYRCVNGDDALAFLYRTDRYADPQSAPRPGLILLDLNLPGTDGREVLRKIKQDETLKLVPVIIFTTSNNPKDIEACYRQGVNSYIVKPMNFARLKHSIESLIDYWFNTTVLPIDPMEQR from the coding sequence GTGATTGAAGACAGCAATGAAGATTTTGAAGCATTTCAACGCTATGTTCGTCGATCGCCGTTGACGATCCCGATTTATCGCTGTGTAAATGGCGATGACGCGCTGGCATTTCTGTATCGCACCGATCGCTACGCCGATCCTCAAAGCGCGCCGCGTCCGGGGCTAATTTTGCTCGATCTCAACTTACCTGGAACGGACGGACGCGAAGTATTGCGAAAAATTAAACAAGATGAGACACTAAAGTTAGTTCCGGTCATTATCTTTACAACTTCCAACAATCCTAAGGATATTGAAGCCTGTTATCGACAGGGGGTTAACAGCTACATTGTCAAACCGATGAATTTTGCTCGATTGAAGCACAGTATTGAAAGTTTAATCGACTACTGGTTTAATACTACAGTTTTGCCTATCGATCCGATGGAGCAACGCTAA
- a CDS encoding type II toxin-antitoxin system PrlF family antitoxin, with product MRKLRTLNEVTEAYFRDRPEEIDDYLTEIFQDFAEDRDNDALFASLRVLDRVRSVGDMAAQIGITGQGLQTALSARQVSLSVGESNSDPLLGQFLNFLARDLQTTKHLQAVNTDLLNRIQPLVAQVDLDLDAILTDEDE from the coding sequence ATGCGAAAACTGAGAACCCTTAATGAAGTTACCGAGGCATATTTCCGAGATCGTCCTGAAGAGATCGACGATTACCTGACGGAAATTTTCCAAGATTTTGCTGAAGATCGCGACAATGACGCATTATTTGCATCATTGCGCGTTCTCGATCGCGTGCGAAGTGTTGGTGATATGGCTGCACAAATTGGTATCACTGGACAAGGGTTGCAAACAGCCTTGTCTGCTCGGCAGGTATCGCTCTCCGTTGGAGAGTCAAATAGCGATCCACTCTTAGGTCAGTTTCTGAATTTTCTAGCACGAGATCTTCAAACTACCAAGCATTTACAAGCAGTTAATACCGATCTGCTAAACCGGATTCAGCCATTGGTTGCCCAAG
- a CDS encoding PAS domain S-box protein, which yields MNTQLCRTVLIVEDCPEDREMYRRYLLRDRDYDYTIVEASFGNEGLNLWRQHQPDAVLLDYQLPDLDGLEFLAALQTQQPLPIVMMTGVGSETIAVQAIKAGAQDYLVKGQITPESLKLALDATIKTVQLQTQLQERIDRERVVAQIAQNVSRSLDLDEILHTTVIEVRQFLQTDRVVVFQVEAGGNGRVVAESVGAQWQSILSEQIYDPCFAESYVDPQRQGRVTVKADIYDGSIDPCHVQLLAGCQVRANLVVPILHDNQFWGVLIAHHCAAPRQWKPLEIDLLQQLSTQVSVAIRQAELYQQAQTELAERKRTEEVLRSSEERLLLGLQAARMGTWDWNILDNQITWSANMEALFGLAPGEFDGSYEQFVARLHPEDRDRVLAAIAAAMTPGANYDIEFRVVYPDGTVRWALSQGKVFYDASGQPIRMSGVDLDITDRKQAEVSLRRSEEFNRRILENNQDCIKVLDLEGRLLYLNDRGKRLLEIDDFADYDRSLWTQFWGGSEQELAQAALATATAGTIGKFEGQCPTATGVPKWWQVNVIPLHDADGNVEQFLVISHDLTERRQAEDALRQSQELVHSQLMKIEAIYQTAPIGMAILDVDLRFERLNQRLAEIDGIAIADTIGRTVREIVPDLADKIEPLQRRVLETGEALLNLEISGETLAQPGVCRTWIANYYPLKDVTGQSVGINAVVQEITDRKQAELALLESERKFSAIFDQTFEFIGLLSIDGVLLEVNQAALNSVGTAKAEIVGKNFWETPWWTHSPELQQQLRSSIDLAAQGEFISYEVSFPAAGGQTMITNFSLKPVFDELGRVTALVGEGYDITHLKRTEAALLESEERLNTGIAVAGVGLAKFDYATNLVELSPEAAVLYGFSTDELVVTRAQIHATFHPDERAELEATISRVIDPAGQGWFAQDHRVVCSNGEVRWLSVRKQVFFDRSGAVHRPSYAILAAIDITDHKQQELNNNFLAEIQNDLAIIENLEQIINVVGEKIRLWFDFSILTFSDVDADEARVIYANKDDDLSNALGVHRLLDYFSEIHLQELQSGQNMAIEDVYADPKVKDGGRAYDSLQVRSVVNIPYIGNSKFKFMMSGARQMPSLWREDELELMGELIVRIYIEIERIRAESALQKINQLLEERNQELNRFSYIVSHDLKAPLRGISNLAAWIRDDLPPTIDPDILTNLDLMQSRVDRMDSLITGLLEYARVGSNAASLATFRVEQLLAEIVDSLSIPDSFVVELPAELPPITTNRVLLCQVLANLIGNAYKHHDRPDGRIQVTVQPDAQMWEFSVTDDGRGIAPANQAEVFDIFRTLSGADKNNTGIGLSIVKKLVETQGGEITLESQLGIGTTFKFTWLSEI from the coding sequence ATGAACACTCAACTTTGTCGCACTGTCTTGATTGTGGAGGATTGCCCAGAAGACCGCGAGATGTATCGACGATATTTGCTGCGAGATCGCGACTATGACTACACGATCGTCGAGGCGAGCTTTGGCAACGAAGGATTGAATCTTTGGCGACAGCACCAGCCCGATGCAGTGTTGCTAGATTATCAACTGCCCGACCTGGACGGGCTAGAATTTCTTGCTGCCCTGCAAACTCAGCAGCCGCTCCCGATCGTGATGATGACGGGCGTTGGTAGCGAAACGATCGCCGTCCAAGCGATTAAAGCGGGCGCACAAGATTATCTAGTTAAGGGACAAATTACGCCGGAGAGTCTGAAACTGGCATTGGATGCAACGATTAAGACGGTGCAGTTGCAAACTCAACTCCAAGAGCGCATCGATCGAGAGCGAGTCGTTGCCCAGATTGCTCAGAACGTGTCTCGATCGCTAGACTTAGATGAGATTTTGCACACTACCGTCATAGAAGTGCGGCAATTTCTTCAGACCGATCGAGTGGTTGTGTTCCAGGTGGAGGCAGGCGGCAACGGCAGGGTGGTCGCAGAATCTGTGGGAGCACAGTGGCAATCGATTCTGTCCGAGCAGATCTACGATCCCTGTTTTGCCGAGAGCTATGTCGATCCCCAGCGTCAAGGAAGAGTGACCGTCAAAGCCGATATTTACGATGGCAGCATCGATCCATGCCACGTCCAACTCTTGGCTGGGTGTCAAGTGAGAGCAAACCTAGTGGTGCCCATTTTGCACGACAACCAGTTTTGGGGTGTGCTGATTGCTCATCACTGCGCTGCCCCTCGTCAGTGGAAACCGTTAGAGATTGATTTGCTTCAGCAATTGTCCACTCAGGTCAGCGTTGCTATCCGTCAGGCGGAGCTTTATCAGCAAGCCCAAACCGAACTCGCGGAGCGCAAACGGACAGAGGAGGTGCTGCGCAGCAGTGAAGAAAGACTGCTGCTGGGGCTACAAGCTGCCCGGATGGGAACCTGGGATTGGAATATTCTAGACAACCAAATTACCTGGTCAGCCAACATGGAAGCCCTGTTTGGGTTGGCTCCTGGAGAATTTGATGGTTCCTATGAGCAGTTTGTGGCTCGGCTGCATCCAGAAGACCGCGATCGCGTTTTAGCAGCGATCGCTGCGGCAATGACCCCTGGTGCAAACTACGACATCGAATTTCGGGTGGTTTATCCAGATGGCACCGTTCGGTGGGCACTGAGTCAGGGCAAAGTGTTTTACGATGCGAGTGGGCAACCGATTCGGATGTCGGGCGTAGATTTAGACATCACCGATCGCAAGCAAGCCGAGGTTAGCCTGCGTCGCAGTGAGGAATTTAATCGCCGGATCTTAGAAAATAATCAAGATTGTATCAAGGTGCTGGATCTTGAAGGTCGGCTCCTGTATCTGAACGATAGGGGCAAACGGCTGTTAGAAATCGATGATTTTGCCGACTACGATCGATCTTTATGGACGCAGTTTTGGGGTGGGAGCGAACAGGAACTGGCTCAAGCCGCTCTGGCAACTGCTACAGCCGGAACGATCGGTAAATTTGAAGGGCAATGTCCGACCGCGACAGGGGTGCCCAAATGGTGGCAAGTGAATGTGATTCCCCTGCATGACGCAGATGGGAATGTCGAGCAGTTCCTCGTGATTTCGCACGATCTGACCGAGCGACGGCAAGCAGAAGACGCACTGCGTCAGAGTCAGGAACTGGTTCACAGCCAACTGATGAAAATTGAAGCCATTTATCAAACCGCACCCATCGGGATGGCAATTCTCGATGTTGACTTGCGCTTTGAGCGACTCAATCAACGGCTAGCAGAAATTGACGGCATTGCGATAGCCGATACCATTGGGCGCACCGTGCGCGAAATCGTCCCGGACTTAGCTGATAAAATCGAACCGCTACAGCGACGCGTATTAGAAACAGGAGAAGCCCTACTGAATCTAGAAATTAGCGGTGAAACGCTCGCTCAGCCTGGAGTTTGCCGGACTTGGATCGCAAATTATTATCCACTCAAGGATGTAACCGGACAGAGTGTCGGCATTAATGCCGTCGTGCAAGAAATCACCGATCGCAAACAGGCAGAACTAGCCTTGCTGGAGAGCGAACGCAAGTTCAGCGCGATTTTCGATCAGACCTTTGAATTTATCGGACTGTTGAGTATCGATGGCGTTTTACTCGAAGTCAATCAAGCAGCATTAAACTCAGTGGGCACTGCCAAAGCTGAGATCGTCGGCAAAAACTTCTGGGAAACACCGTGGTGGACGCATTCGCCGGAGTTACAACAGCAACTCAGAAGCTCGATCGATCTGGCAGCCCAAGGGGAATTCATTAGCTATGAAGTGTCATTTCCCGCCGCTGGTGGTCAAACCATGATTACCAACTTTTCGCTCAAACCTGTATTTGACGAACTCGGACGAGTTACGGCGTTAGTAGGTGAAGGCTACGATATTACTCATCTCAAACGTACTGAAGCAGCTTTGCTAGAGAGTGAAGAGCGATTGAATACAGGAATTGCAGTAGCAGGTGTGGGACTGGCTAAATTTGACTATGCCACCAATCTAGTCGAGCTATCGCCCGAAGCTGCTGTTTTATATGGATTTTCTACCGATGAATTAGTCGTCACGCGAGCACAGATCCACGCTACGTTCCATCCTGACGAGCGGGCCGAACTCGAAGCGACGATCTCGCGGGTTATCGATCCAGCGGGTCAGGGTTGGTTTGCCCAGGATCATCGGGTCGTCTGTTCTAATGGCGAAGTCCGCTGGCTGAGCGTCCGCAAACAAGTCTTTTTCGATCGTTCGGGCGCGGTTCATCGCCCCAGTTATGCGATTCTCGCTGCGATCGATATTACCGATCACAAACAACAGGAGCTAAATAATAATTTTCTAGCCGAGATTCAAAATGACCTTGCCATCATCGAAAATCTAGAGCAAATTATTAATGTCGTGGGAGAGAAGATCCGCCTGTGGTTTGACTTTTCGATTTTAACTTTTAGTGATGTTGATGCCGATGAAGCTCGAGTTATCTATGCCAACAAAGATGACGATCTATCCAATGCTTTAGGTGTCCATCGCCTCTTAGATTACTTTAGCGAAATCCATCTGCAAGAGCTTCAATCTGGACAAAATATGGCAATTGAGGATGTGTATGCAGATCCAAAGGTGAAAGATGGAGGCAGGGCTTACGACTCATTGCAAGTGCGTTCCGTAGTCAACATTCCCTACATAGGTAATAGTAAGTTTAAATTTATGATGTCCGGTGCTCGGCAGATGCCATCACTTTGGCGCGAGGACGAACTAGAGTTGATGGGTGAATTGATTGTGCGAATATACATCGAGATCGAACGCATCCGGGCTGAATCAGCTTTACAAAAGATTAACCAACTCTTAGAAGAACGCAATCAAGAGTTAAATCGCTTCTCGTATATAGTTTCTCACGATCTCAAAGCCCCTTTGCGCGGGATTTCCAATCTCGCCGCCTGGATTCGCGATGACCTACCGCCAACGATCGATCCAGATATTCTCACGAATCTAGACTTGATGCAATCGCGGGTAGATCGCATGGATAGCCTCATCACTGGTTTACTAGAATATGCTCGGGTCGGAAGTAACGCTGCAAGTCTGGCAACTTTTAGAGTCGAGCAGCTCCTGGCCGAGATCGTCGATTCATTGAGCATTCCCGACAGTTTTGTGGTCGAGCTACCCGCCGAGCTACCACCAATTACCACCAATCGCGTCTTATTGTGTCAAGTTTTAGCAAATTTGATTGGGAATGCTTACAAACATCACGATCGTCCCGATGGCAGAATTCAAGTCACTGTCCAGCCGGATGCTCAGATGTGGGAATTTAGTGTCACAGATGATGGTCGGGGGATCGCTCCAGCAAACCAAGCAGAGGTGTTTGATATTTTTAGAACACTGTCTGGTGCCGATAAAAATAATACTGGCATCGGGCTATCGATCGTCAAGAAGCTCGTCGAAACTCAGGGCGGCGAAATTACCCTCGAATCTCAGCTCGGCATCGGGACGACTTTTAAATTTACTTGGCTCTCCGAGATTTGA
- a CDS encoding PDDEXK nuclease domain-containing protein has translation MDRLSTEYQELLISLKQRILTSQIRAALAVNRELILLYWQIGREILLRQSQQGWGAKVIEFASRTLRDRLSQDLQAEFPELKGLSGRNLKYMRAFAEAYPEDEFVQQLVAQIPWGHNVVLLDRVKDSEARLWYAQQVTTNGWSRNILAMQIESQLYQRQGQAVINFEATLPPDRTDLVYLSAVDDLLRHPDDEPTIGMLLCRSKNGVVAEYALRDINQPMGVAQWTQALTKSLPDPLVSKLPSIAELEAELGAIELGAGGDG, from the coding sequence ATGGATCGACTCAGTACTGAATATCAAGAACTCCTTATCAGTCTCAAACAGCGGATTCTCACCAGCCAAATTCGGGCGGCTCTGGCGGTTAATCGGGAGTTGATTCTGCTCTACTGGCAAATTGGGCGAGAAATTCTGTTGAGACAGTCTCAACAAGGTTGGGGGGCGAAAGTCATCGAATTCGCTTCGCGAACGCTCCGCGATCGATTGTCCCAGGACTTACAGGCGGAGTTTCCCGAACTCAAAGGATTATCTGGTCGCAATCTCAAATATATGCGGGCGTTTGCAGAGGCTTATCCAGAAGATGAATTTGTGCAACAGCTTGTTGCACAAATTCCTTGGGGTCATAATGTTGTGCTACTCGATCGGGTGAAAGATAGTGAGGCTAGACTTTGGTACGCCCAACAGGTGACGACTAATGGCTGGTCGCGGAATATACTGGCAATGCAGATTGAGAGCCAGCTATATCAACGCCAGGGTCAAGCTGTAATCAATTTTGAAGCAACTTTACCTCCAGATCGCACAGATCTTGTTTACCTGTCAGCAGTAGACGATTTGCTGCGCCATCCTGATGATGAACCGACGATTGGGATGTTGCTGTGTCGGTCTAAAAATGGGGTGGTGGCTGAATATGCGCTGCGGGATATTAATCAGCCAATGGGGGTGGCCCAGTGGACTCAGGCTTTGACTAAATCGTTACCAGATCCCCTGGTGTCGAAACTACCTTCGATCGCGGAGTTGGAGGCGGAATTAGGTGCGATTGAGTTGGGGGCAGGTGGCGATGGTTAA
- a CDS encoding DNA repair helicase XPB translates to MSYIPDNALIIQSDRSVLLEVHSPQANAARDAIAPFAELVKSPEHIHTYQISPLSIWNARAAGMPVVEMIAALRSYSKYPMPDAIAQELETLGSRYGLTTIDRVDDTLLLTMVDLPLAELLSRDRDVSQFLAQRRSDLVFEVDPAHRGILKQALLIAGYPAEDLAGYVDGDRLEVELRETCRSGQPFGLRDYQTEAVAAFYQAGLARGGSGTIVLPCGAGKTMVGLAAIATIQENTLILTSSLTSVRQWQRELLDKTNLAPNSIAEYSGESKQTAPITLATYQILSYRSSKTDEFPHFQLFSARAWGLIIYDEVHLLPAPIFRITAQLQARRRLGLTATLIREDGKEGDVFALIGPKRYDVPWRELEGQGFIAPAECTEIRVAQDPAGQMEYALAAKRHQFRIAAENPRKNTVVQSLLAKLPGHRILIIGEYLDQLNALAKLTGLPLVTGKTCQPERDRLYDEFRAGKITGLILSRVGNFALDLPDADVLIQVSGKYGSRQEEAQRLGRVLRPKSDGRAAQFYTLVSLRTCEEDFARHRQLFLSEQGYLYRIESNG, encoded by the coding sequence ATGTCCTACATTCCAGATAATGCCCTAATTATTCAAAGCGATCGATCTGTATTGCTCGAAGTTCATTCACCCCAGGCAAATGCAGCGCGAGATGCGATTGCTCCATTCGCAGAATTAGTCAAAAGTCCCGAACATATTCATACTTATCAAATTTCACCCTTGAGCATTTGGAATGCTAGGGCGGCGGGGATGCCTGTGGTGGAGATGATTGCCGCATTGCGATCGTATAGCAAGTATCCCATGCCAGACGCGATCGCGCAGGAACTAGAGACGTTGGGGAGTCGGTATGGATTGACGACAATCGATCGGGTAGACGATACACTCCTACTGACGATGGTAGATTTACCCCTGGCGGAATTACTCAGTCGAGATCGAGATGTTTCCCAGTTCCTTGCCCAGCGGCGCAGCGATCTGGTATTTGAAGTCGATCCCGCCCATCGGGGGATACTCAAGCAAGCCTTGTTAATTGCCGGATATCCGGCAGAAGATTTGGCGGGATATGTCGATGGTGACAGGCTGGAAGTTGAATTACGAGAGACTTGTCGATCGGGACAACCGTTTGGGTTACGTGACTATCAAACTGAAGCTGTAGCTGCATTTTACCAGGCAGGATTGGCACGGGGTGGGAGTGGCACGATCGTTTTACCTTGTGGGGCGGGCAAAACGATGGTAGGATTGGCGGCGATCGCCACGATCCAGGAAAATACGCTCATCTTGACGAGTAGCTTAACCTCCGTGCGCCAGTGGCAGCGAGAATTGCTGGATAAGACCAATTTAGCACCCAACTCGATCGCCGAATATAGCGGCGAGAGCAAACAAACTGCCCCGATTACCCTGGCTACCTATCAGATTTTGAGCTATCGCTCAAGTAAAACCGATGAATTTCCCCATTTTCAACTCTTTAGTGCCAGAGCTTGGGGCTTGATTATCTATGACGAGGTACATTTACTCCCCGCACCAATTTTTCGGATTACCGCCCAATTGCAAGCTCGGCGGCGATTGGGATTGACTGCAACACTAATTCGGGAAGATGGAAAAGAAGGCGATGTCTTTGCCCTAATCGGCCCGAAACGCTATGATGTCCCCTGGCGGGAACTTGAAGGGCAGGGGTTTATTGCTCCAGCCGAATGTACAGAAATTCGAGTCGCCCAAGATCCGGCTGGACAAATGGAATACGCCCTCGCTGCCAAAAGACATCAATTTCGCATCGCTGCCGAAAATCCGCGCAAAAATACGGTAGTGCAGTCTCTCTTGGCAAAATTACCCGGACATCGCATTTTAATCATCGGCGAGTATTTAGACCAATTAAATGCGTTAGCCAAGCTAACTGGTTTACCACTAGTGACAGGCAAAACCTGCCAACCGGAACGCGATCGACTGTATGATGAATTTCGGGCTGGGAAGATTACAGGTTTAATCCTCTCACGGGTGGGTAACTTTGCCTTGGATCTGCCCGATGCCGATGTGTTAATTCAAGTCTCCGGTAAATATGGCTCGCGCCAGGAGGAAGCCCAACGGTTGGGGCGGGTATTGCGGCCTAAATCTGATGGTCGGGCCGCGCAATTTTATACCTTAGTTTCACTCCGTACCTGCGAGGAGGATTTCGCTCGCCACCGCCAACTGTTTTTGTCAGAACAAGGCTACCTCTATCGGATCGAATCTAACGGATAA